Below is a genomic region from Candidatus Binatia bacterium.
GCCGCGCTGCTGCCGAAGATCGTCTCAGCGCGCGGCGGCGCTCGCGGTGCGGCGCTTGCGCGCGAAGAGCGCGTAGACCGGTAGGCCCGAGAGGAGAATCCCGACGCCGATCAGCGTGTCGTACGGCGAGTTGAGGATCGTGTCGCCGACGATGTACCACGCGGCCGCGAGGAAGATCAGCGTCGTCACCGGGTGGCCGGGCATGCGGAAGACCGGCTTGGGAGCGTTTGGATCGCGCGCGTCGCGGTTGCGGAAGACGATGAGCGCGATCGCCGCCAGTCCGAAGAAGATGTAATCGTTGCACGTGACGTAGTTGAGGATCTGATCGTAACGCCCGGAGAGCGCGATCACGATCGCGACGATCCCCTGCACGACGATCGCGAGCACGGGAACGCGCGTCTGCTGATTTATCGCCGCGAGCTGCTTGAAGAACGTCCCGTCGGCCGCCATCTGAAAGTAGACGCGCGGCGACGTGAGGATCTGGTTGCTCAAGAAGCCGAGCGTCGAGATCGAGATCACGAGCGCCATGACGCGCAGACCCATCGGCCCGAACGCCAGCTGCGCGATGTCCGAGGCCGGCGTCTTCGTCGCAGCCAAGCCCTCGATGCCGAGCGCGCGCAGGCAGGCGAGGTTGACGGCGAGGTAGAGCACGACGACGGTCACGACGCCGACGATCAGTCCGATCGGCAGCGTTCGCTCCGGCTGCTTCAGTTCGGCGGTCATAAAGCTCGACGTCTGCCAGCCGCTGTAGGCGAAGAGAACGGGCACCATCGCGAGGCCGACCGCGGTGACGGCGCTGCCGGCGAGCGGCGCGGCGACGGCGGCGTGCGGTGAGCGCACCGCGATCAGCCCGACCAGCGCGAAGCCGGCGATCGCGACGATCTTGATCACCATGAAGAGATTCTGCGCCGTCGTTCCCGTGCGCACGCCGAGCGCGTTGATCGCGGTGAAGAGCGCGATTGCGATCGCCGCGACGGCCGCGGTCGAGGCCGCCCAGCCGGTGAGCGGCATGAAGTACGCAGCGAACGTCACCGCGGCAGCCGCCATCCCGCCGCTCTGCGAGACGAGCAAGAGCGTCCAGCCGAACACGAATGCAAGCGAGGGGTGAAACGCATCGCGCAAGTAGGCGTAGAGTCCGCCGTCGTGCGGCCTTCGGTCGGCCAACTCGGCGAAGATGCCCGCGCCGAGCAGCGCGATCGCGCCGCCGGCACTCCACGCGAGCATCGCCAGCAATCCGTTGCCGACGTGCCGCGCAACGACCGAGGGGTTCATGAAGATGCCCGAGCCGATGATGCCGCCCATCACGATGAGGGCGGCATCGCGGGCACCGAGGCGGCGCAGCAACTTAGGCGAAGAGTCCGGATATGTTGGCATTAGCGACGTTCTTCCTCACCAGCCTCGCTTCTACCGTGGCGCAAGCGACGCCGCCCCCCCAGCCGCCGCCCTCGCAGCCGTTGATGGAGCCGGCACCGCAGCCGCCGCTCGAGACCGGACCGTGCCTCGACTCGATCCGCAGCGTTCCGAAGGTGCTGCAGGCGCCGGTCGCGCGCTCGATGCAGATCGTGCGCATAGACGAGGTGCAGTCCACTGCGACGATGACGCCGGGAGAGGTCATCGGATTTCTCTACACGCTCGAGGACGGCTCGACGTGGCTCGGGCAGCGGACCCGCGACTACCAATCGTCCGCGAACGCGACGGAGATCAACAAGGTCCTCGCCGCGACCCACGTCGCGGGCTATAACGTGAACGGGTTCCCGCCCACCGACCTCTACGGCGTGCCGACGAAGCACCCGCAACTCTTCCGGGTTCAGGTGCCTCCGAACGCCTACGCGCCGCTGCGAATCCAACTGGCGCCGTGCGTGATCTGGCCCTCGACCCGGCCGCTCCCCGACCCCCGGATGTAGGCGTTAGCAGCCGCCGCATCCGAGTGCTAGGGTGAGGGGTTATAGGGGCGATGGAGTTCGTCGTACGGGCCCGTCTCGGGAGCTTCCAACCTAACGCCGACGTCTTCGTCGACGAAGAGGGGCGGCGCGTCGTCGCCGTCGTCGAGGTTGCCGGCGCTGATCCGGAGAGTCTCCGCATCGCGCTCGACGAGCGCTCTCTCGTCGTCGCGGGACGGCGCCGCGAGACGGCCCGCCTGCGGCGCGGCTCCTTCGTTCAGAAAGAGATCGCGCACGGCGAGTTCGTCAAGCGAATCGCGCTGCCGGTCGCCGTCGAGTACGAAGGCGTCGCGGCGAGTTACGACGATGGTCTGCTCGTCGTCGTCGCGCCGATCGCGACGACGGCGTATTTGCCGACCGCGAGAACCGAGCTCCACGTCATGGTAAAGAGGACTCACTCCTAAGATAATGGCCGAGAAATCAGCCCCCACCGTCGTCCCCGCCAATCAGATCGGCATCCTCCCGCTCCAAGAGGCCGTGCTATTCCCGCACACGGTGATCCCGCTCGCGGTTGTGAAGAAGCCCGGCATTCAGCTCGTCGAGGAGGCGTTGCGCGAAGGCAAGCCGATCGGGCTCGCCGTGTTGCGCGATCGCGAGATCGAGGAGCCCGGTCCCGACGACATTCAGCGCGTCGGCACGATCGGCGTAATTCAGAAGATGCTCAAGGTGCCCGACGGCACGCTGCGCTGCATCGTCGCCGGACAGCAGGCATTCAAGATCGAGCAGTTCGATCAGATCTCGCCCTATATGGTCGCGACCTACACCGACCTTCCCGACGTCACCGTCGAGAGCGAAGAGCTCGTCGCGATGCAGCGCAACCTCGCGGGGCTCTTTCAGAAGCTGCTCTCCTACCTGCCGCAGGCGCCGCGCGAGATGGAGATGGAGGTCGCCAACATCACCGATCCGGTGGTCTTGACCTACTTCGTCGCATCGACGATGCGCCTCGAAACCGCCGACCGCCAAGCGCTGCTCGAAGAGCGCGACACCGCAAAGCGCATGCGAAAACTGACGCTGCTGCTGACGAAGGAGCTCGAAGTCGTCGAGCTCGGCCACAAGATTCAGAGCGACATCCAGCGCGAGATGGAGAAGAACCAGCGCGAGTTCTACCTGCGCCAGCAACTGCGGGCGATTCAGGAAGAGCTCGGCGAGGTAGATCCGCAGCAGGCCGAGACGAACGAGTTGCGCTCGAAGATCGACGCGGCCGCGATGCCCGAAGAGGTCAAGAAGGCCGCCGATCGCGAGCTCGATCGTCTCTCGAAAGTTCCGCAGGCGAGCCCCGAGTACAGCGTCATCCGCACGTACCTCGATTGGCTCGTCACGCTTCCGTGGAACGTCGAGACGGCCGATCACATCGACATCAAGGCGGCTCGAGTCACGCTCGATGAAGACCATTACGATCTCGACAAGATCAAAGACAGGATCATCGAGTATCTCGCCGTCGGCAAACTCAAGAAGAAACTGACCGGCCCGATCCTCTGCTTCGTGGGACCGCCCGGCGTCGGCAAGACGTCGCTCGGTCAATCGATCGCGCGCGCGATGGGACGCAAGTTCGTGCGTCTCTCCGTCGGCGGCGTGCACGACGAGGCCGAGATCCGCGGGCACCGCCGCACCTACATCGGCGCGATGCCCGGCACGATCGTGCGCGCGGTTCGCGACGCGGGAACGCGCAATCCGGTCATGATGATCGACGAGATCGACAAGGTCGGCGCGGATTTCCGCGGCGATCCGCAGTCGGCGCTGCTCGAAGTGCTCGACCCCGAACAGAACGTGCACTTCCGCGACCACTATCTCGATCTGCCGTTCGACCTTTCGCAAGTGCTCTTCATCTGCACCGCGAACTCGCTCGACACGATCTCGCCGCCGCTGCGCGACCGCATGGAGATCATCCCGCTCTCCGGCTACACGGAGCTCGAGAAACTGCAGATCGCGCGGCGCTATCTCGTGAAGAAGCAGCGCGTCAACAACGGTCTGCGGGAGATGCAGGCGCAGATCGGCGATCCCGCGATTCGCGCGATCATCAACGATTACACGCGCGAAGCGGGCGTCCGTAACCTCGAGCGCGAGATCGGAACCGTCTTTCGCAAGATCGCGCGCAAGATCGCGGAGAACCCGCGTTACAAGGCGCGCGTCACGCCGGCGAACCTCATCGAGTACCTCGGTAAGCCGCGCTTCTTCAACGAGGTGCGCAAGCGCGTCGCCTCGGTCGGAGTCGCGACCGGCATGGCCTACACGCCGGTCGGCGGAGACATCCTCTTCATCGAGACGCAGGCGATGCCGGGAACCGGCAAGCTCGTGCTCACCGGTCAGCTCGGCGACGTGATGAAGGAGTCGGGGCAGGCCGCGGTATCGTTCCTGCGCTCGCGATCGAGCGAGCTCGGCTTATCCGACGATTACTTTGCGAAGCACGACATCCACATTCACATTCCGGCGGGAGCGACGCCGAAGGACGGCCCGTCGGCCGGAATCGCGCTCGCGACGTCGATCGCCTCGATGCTCACCGGCATCAAGGTGGATCCGAATCTCGCGATGACCGGCGAGATTACGCTCACCGGCCAAGTGCTTCCGATCGGCGGCCTCAAGGAGAAAGTGCTCGGCGCGAAGCGCGCGGGCATCGGCAAGATCTTGCTGCCGCGCCGTAACGAAGTCGACCTCGACGACGTCCCGAAAGAGGTGCGCGACAGCATGACGTTCGTTGCGGTGGACGAGCTCTCGGAAGTCTTGCATCACGCGCTCGGCAAGCGGTTGATCTCACCGGTTCCGCTCGGTGCGGAGAACGGCAAGACGAACAACGTCGTGCCGATGCGCGCGTCGAAGCGCCGCAACGGCGTCGTCAAGCGTCGCGCCGCCCGCAAATCACCGATCAAGCGCTGACGCGCTAGCGCACGAAGATCCCGCGGCCCTCGCCGGCCTCTCCGACGACCGCGGCGAGGACGTGGCCCGCGCGCAGCTCGCGCAGAAGCGGGTCGAGCCGATCCGGCGGGATCGCGATCAGCAGGCCGCCCGAGGTCTGCGCGTCGGAGAGGCCGACTCGCACCGCATCGGGGACCGCTGCGTCGAACTCCGTAAAGACCGCGTGCGTCTCGGCATTGTGGCGCGTGCCGCCCGGAACGACGCCGGCGGCGATCAGCTCCAACACGCGATCCATGAACGGCACGGCGCGCGCGTCGATCGTGAGTCGCACGTTCGAGGCGCGCGCCATCGCGCCGGCATGCCCGAGCAATCCGAAACCGGTGATGTCGGTCGCGGCGCGCGCGCCGGCCGCGAGCATCGCTTGCGAGGCCGCGTCGTTGAGCGTCGTCATCGCGCCGACGGCTTCCGCGAGATCGGCGGCCCCGATCGCGCCGCGCTTGAGGGCCGTCGTGAGAACGCCCGTTCCGAGCGGCTTCGTAAGCACGAGCGCGTCGCCGGGACGCGCGGCCGCGTTCGTGACGATGCGCCTCGGATCGACGACGCCGGTGACGGCCATGCCGTACTTCGGCTCGGCGTCCTTGATCGTGTGGCCGCCGAGGATCGAGACGCCCGCGGCGCGTGCGACCTGGGAGCCTCCCTCTAAGATCCGCGCGAGCACGTCGAGGTCGAGGTCTTCGGGGAAGGCGACGATATTGAGTGCGGAGATCGGGCGCCCGCCCATCGCGTAGACGTCGGAGAGCGCGTTCGTCGCGGCGATGCGCCCGAAGTCGAACGGATCGTCGACGATCGGCGTGAAGAAATCGACGGTGGAGACGATCGCGAGATCGTCGCGCACGAGATAGACGCCCGCGTCGTCGCCGCTTCCGTAGCCGACGAGCACGCGGTCGTCCGTTGCGGGCGTTACGCGCTCCATGACGGAGCGCAACTCGGCCTCGCCGAGCTTCGCCGCGCAACCGGCGCAGCTCGAGAGTTCGGTCAGGCGGATGCTCGCAACGTCCATCGAAAGGGTATTCGATGAACCGGCAGTTGCTATTCCTCCCCGGGCCCGTGACCGTCGCGCAACCGGTGCTCGACGCTGCGGCGCGGCCGATGATGAACCATCGCAGCGAAGCGTTCGCGCAAATTCTCGCGCGCATCGGCGAGGGGCTGCCGCCGGTCTTCGGAACGCACGGCGAAGTCGTCTTGCTCGGCAGCTCGGGAACCGGAGCGCTCGAGGCCGCCGTCGCCAATCTCTTCTCGCCGGGCGAGCAGGTGCTCTCGTGCGCCGTGGGCGCGTTCGGCAAGCGCCTCGCGGCGATCGCGCAGCGCTACGGCTGCGTCGTCGAGCCGCTCGAGACGCCGCTCGGAGAGGCGCTCGATCCGGACGCGCTCGCGGCGCGCCTCGAGGCCGATACCAAACGCCGGATCGCCGGCGTGCTGCTGACGCACAACGAGACCTCGACCGGCGTTGCGTGCGACATGGCCGCGCTCGCGCCGGTCCTGCGGCGCCACGGGGCGATCAGCATCGTCGATTCGGTCAGCGGAATCGCCGCGTCCGAGTTTCGGATGGACGAGTGGGGATACGACGCGGTCGCCACGGCGTCGCAGAAGGGCTTTGCCGCGCCGCCGGGCGTCGCGATGGCCGCGCTCAGCGACCGGGCGTGGGAGCGATGCGCTCGCGCCACCTCGCCGCGCTTCTACTTCGACTTTTCGAAGGCGCGCGATTCGTCGCATCTGGGCGAGATGCCGTGGACGCCGCCGATCTCGATCGTCTACGCGCTCGACGTCGCGCTCGCGCGCTATCACGCGGAAGGGATGGAGAACGCGTTCCGCCGTCACGCGGCCTTCGCCGGGATCGTTCGCGACGAGTTGACGCGCCTCGGTTTTACGCTCGTCTCGCGCGAGGGCGCGCACTCGCCGACGGTCGTCGCCGCCTATCCGCCGCCGGGCGTCGAGCCGAAGGGTTTATTAAAGGGTCTGCGCGAGAATCACGGCGTCGTGCTCGCCGGCGGTCAAGGCGAGCTCGCCGGAAAGATCGTCCGCTTCGGGACGATGGGTGAGCTCGGCGAGGACGACATCCGCGGCGCGATCGAGGCGATCGCGCTCGAGTTGCGCGTCATAAGTGGTGTCGCTTAAAGTACGGCATCACGAACGGGCGCGCGTACCAAGGAACCGTCGATAGCAGCGCGGCGTCGAGCGGTGCGTCGTAGGCGACGAGATACTGCGGAAGGTACGCTTGGTGGAGGCTCTCGCGGATGTCGCGCGATAGCGGGAAGAAGAGCGAGATGAAGAGCACGAGCCATAAGAGGATCGCGCCCTTCGCGAACCCGATGAACGCGCCGCCGAGCGAGTTGCCCAATCCCAAGAGCGGAAGCCGAGCGACGCGGTCGAAGGCGCGCGCCGCCAGCAGCAGCACGACGTAGGTTAAGAGTCCGGTTCCGAACATACCGATGACGTGCGCCGAACCCGGCCCGACGCCGGTAAAGTGCTGGATCTGCGAATCCGCCGCACCGTTGTAGAACCACGGCGTGACGAGCGCTGCGGTGACCGCGACGGCGCCGCCGAGCTCCTGGACGAAGCCGCGCGACCATCCCTTGAACGTCGCAATTCCGAGCACGATCACGATGACGACGTCCGGCCACGCGACGCCGGCAATCACGCTCGAATCGTCGCCCCGAAGCGCTCGCGCAGCGCGTCGAGCACGAGCGCGACCGCGTCGTCGGCCTCTTCGTCGGTCAGCGTCGCGTCGAAACGCTGCAGCGTCACGCGTACCGCGAGGCTCTTTCTCCCATCGCCGAACTGCGGTCCGCGGTACTCGTCGAAGACGCGAACCTCGCTGCAGAGCGAGCCGAGCGTCTGCGCGATCGCGCGTTCGAGCTCGCGCGCACCGAGCGCGGCATCCACGACGAGCGCGAGATCGCGATACGTCGAGGGGAACTTCGACGGCGGCCGGTACCGCGGCGTCGCGCGTTCCGGCAGCGCGGCAACGTCGAGCAGACAGAGATAGGCGTTTCGTTTGAGGCCGCGCGACCGCGCGACGCGCGGATCGACGCAGCCGATCGCGCCGGCGGGCCGGCCGTCGATCGTTACGGTTGCGCTCTTTCCGGGATGGAAGCCCGGATGCGCCGCCGCCGGCGTCTCGCACGGGCGGCCGGTGACGTCGCGCAGCAGCGCCTCGCAGTCGCCCTTGAGCCGAAGGAACGATGAGTCGCGCCACGCCGGCTCGTCACCGCGATCGGCCGAGAAGCCGAACGCGACCGAGCTCGACTCCGCGACGCGATCGCCGTCGCGCGCGAAGATCTCGCCGATCTCGAAGATTCGAACCGGCGCGTCCACCGAAGCCAGGTACTCTACGAAGCCGTCGGCGAGCGTTTCGCGCAGAAAGCGCTGCTCTTCGGAGAGCGGGTTGCGAACCTCGACCGACGACGCGCCGCCCGACCCGCGCAGCGAGTGCGTGATCGTCTCGCGATATCCCAGCCCAGCGAGGCGGCTAGCGATCGCATTTTCGAGATCGAAGGCAGCGCTTGCGATCGCGTGCGCCGGCACCGCGGGCACCTCCGAGGGAATCTTTTCGTAGCCCTCGATCCGAGCGATCTCTTCCACGAGATCGGCGGCGATCGAGAGATCGCGACGCCACGGCGGCGGCGTCACCGAGAGCAGGCCGGCCGTCGAACTCGTTACCTCGCAGCCTAACGCGGCGAGATGCGATGCGACGCGCTCCTGCGCGATCGTCATGCCGAGCAATCGCTCGACCTCGCGCATCTCGAGCGAGATCGGCGCGGCCGGCGCGATCTCCGCGCCGAAGGCGTGTGGGCGAAAGGCCTTCGCGCCGAGGTCGCTGAGGATCTGGGCGGCGCGCGCCGCGCCGAGATCGGTAAGCGCGGGTGCGAGCGACTTCTCGTGGCGCGACGACGCTTCGCTGCGCAGCCCGAGCGCGGCGCTCATTCGCCGCACGCGCGCGCCGTTGAAGTTCGCCGCCTCGAGAACGATCGCGGTCGTGGCGTCCGTCACCTCGCTCGACGCACCGCCCATGAGTCCGGCAAGGCCGAGCGCGCGTTCGTCGTCGGCGATGACGAGCGCCTGCTGCGATAGCGTTCGCGCGACGCCGTCGAGCGTAACGATCCTCTCTCCGTCGCGCGCTCCGCGGACGGTCAGCGCGCCCGCGATCTTCGCGGCGTCGTAGAAGTGGAGCGGCTGGCCGGTCTCGAGCATGACGTAGTTCGAGACGTCGACGAGGTTGTTGATCGGTCGCTGACCGGCGAGTGCGAGCCGGATGCGCATCCACGCCGGTCCCGGCGCCACGACGACGTTCTCGAAGCGCTGCGCGACGAAGCGCCGGCAGTCCGGCGAGTCGATCGTGACGCGCGGCGCGGCGCCGGCGCTCTCGCTCGCACCGCCGGGATTGCGCGCGGACGGGAGGCGCAGCGGCACGCCGTACGACGCGGCCAACTCGCGGGCCAGTCCGACGATCGACATCGAATCCGGGCGGTTCGCGGTTATCTCGACCTCGAGCACGTCGGCGTCGAGGCCGAAGAGCTCGACGGCATTTGCGCCGATCGGAACGTCTGCCTCGAGCTGCATGATGCCGTCCTCGAACCATTCGCCTGGGAGCGCGAGCTCTTCGGCCGAGATCATCATCCCCTGCGAAGCGACGCCGCGCATCGTCCGCGCCTCGATCGTCAGCGCCGGAAGACGCGCGCCGATCGTGGCGACGGCGATCGTCTGCCCGGCCGCGACGTTCGTTGCCGCCGTGGCGATCGTCAGCGGCTCGGCTCGTCCGACGTCGACTCGTCCGACGAGCAGCCGATCGGCATTGGGATGCTTCTCGACGGCGACGAGCCTGCCGGTGACGACGCCGGCGATCGCGGGCCGCTTCTCGATCGCCTCGACGGGAAAGCCGAGCATCGCCAGGCGCTCTGCTACCGCCTCGGCATCGCCGGGCAGCGCGACGAACTCGCGCAGCCAGCCTAGAGGGACGCGCATCGTTTCAACTCAGTTGCGCCAGAAAATCCGGATCGCTGTCGACGAAGCGCCGGATGTCGTCGACCTCGTATCGCGCGAGTCCGATTCGCTCGGCGCCGAACCCGAATGCCCAGCCCGAATAGCGCTCGGGGTCGTGACCGGCTTCGCGCAAGACGTTGGGATGGACCATGCCGGCGCCGCCGAGCTCGATCCACGAAGATCCGCCGCACATGTTGCACTGCACCTCTCCGACGCGTCCGGCGCCGCGGCACTTCGGACACGTCGTGTCGACTTCGGCGCTCGGCTCGGTGAACGGAAAGTACGAAGGACGGAAGCGCACGTTCTGCTGTGGACCGAAGAGCTCGCGGCAGAGGCCGGTGAGCATCCCCTTGAGATGGCCGAAGTGAATCCCCTCGGCGACGAGCAGCCCTTCGATCTGATGGAACTGAAAGAGATGGCGCGCGTCCACCGCGTCGCGGCGGAAGCACTTTCCCGGGGCGATGACGGCGATCGGGGGTTTGTGTTCTTGCATCGTCCGAATCTGCATCGGCGAAGTGTGCGGCCGCAGCAGCAACGAATTGGTGAGCCAGAACGAATCGAAGTTCTCGCGCGCGGGGTGATCGCTGGGGATGTTGAGCGCGTCGAAGTTATAGTAATCCGGCTCCGCCTCGGGACCGATGACGACGGCGAAACCGTGTCGCACGAAGTAGGCGCACGCATCCGCGATAATGCGCCGCACCGGGTGGATCGACCCGGTCTGCGCGGGTATCGAAGGAAAGGTGACGTCGATGGAAACCGCCAGATCGGCCTCGTCCGCGCGCGCTTCGATACGCTCGTGCAGTCCGTTGAGCAGGGCCTCCATCGCGGCGACGGCATCGTTGATCTCCTTGCCCGCGCCGGGGCGCTCGCCCGCGGGCAGCGCGCCGATGCCGCGGCGAATTCTCGTCACGTGGCCGTTACGCCCGAGATAGGCGATGCGCACGCTCTCGAGAGCCTGCTCGCCGGTCGCGCGTTCCGCTTCCGCCGCGAAATCGCTCTGCAGCTTGCGCAGCGTCTCTGCCAGTTCCGTCATCGCTCTACCAAAGCAAAGCGCCCGGTTCGTTCAACGGTACCGGGCGCCTCCAAGAAACCGGCGCTAGCTTCGCGCGGTAAAATCTTTGTCTTTTAGCTGGGACTCGGCGAGGCGTGCAGCCTGCGATACGCGAGGTATGCGTCGATCGAACCCGTTTGGGCGAAAAGCTTCCAGAAGAGATTGGACGTTGCCATGCGCTTGCAGTCTCCTTCTGACCGTCGGCTCCGGGGCGGCCCGCGTCGCCTGAGTATACCATGGGCTTTTTAAGGCCGGTAGTCTTGACTTTTGACCCCCGATTGACTCTCTTGACAAGTTGCAAAACGCTGCGCTTCGTAGAGCATAATCGAGCCGGCGACCGCCGCGCTAAGGCTCTCGGCGGGGCCGCTCATCGGGATGGCGAGCGTACGTTCGCAGGCCGCTTCCCACGGCCCCAAACCATGGCGCTCGTTGCCGACGACGATCGCGACTGGCGCTTGCCAGCTCTCTTGTGCGAGAGGGGATCCGTTCGCCGCGAGGCCGAGAAGCCGCACCCCGGCGGCGGCGGCCGCCGCCGCCGTTTCGGCCGGAGTCGCGACGGCGAGCGCGAGGCGAAAGACGGCCCCCATCGAGGCGCGGACGACCTTCGGGTGGGTCGGCTCGACCCCGGCGCTCCCGAAGAGGACGCCGGCGCAGCCGAAGGCGTCGGCCGAGCGGAGAAGGCTGCCGGCATTGGCCGGGTCGCTGACGCCGGCGAGGACGAGCAGAGGGCTTCCGCGGCGCATGAGGTCGCCCGGCGAGAGCAGGCGGACCGGGGCGACCGCGACGAGCCCGGTCGGGGTCGAGAGGTCGGAGATCCTGGCGGCCGCGTCCGCTCCCACGACGTATGTGGGCGTGCCCGCGGCGTCGAGCTCCCGGACGAGGGGGACCGCGTCGTAGGCTTCCTGGGTAACGTAGAGCTCTTCGATCGGGACCCCGGCGGCATAGGCCTCGGCCAGCAGCGTCGCGCCCTCGAAGGCAAACCGGCCCTGCTCCCGGCGCCCCTTG
It encodes:
- a CDS encoding YqzL family protein, whose amino-acid sequence is MATSNLFWKLFAQTGSIDAYLAYRRLHASPSPS
- the lon gene encoding endopeptidase La, with the protein product MAEKSAPTVVPANQIGILPLQEAVLFPHTVIPLAVVKKPGIQLVEEALREGKPIGLAVLRDREIEEPGPDDIQRVGTIGVIQKMLKVPDGTLRCIVAGQQAFKIEQFDQISPYMVATYTDLPDVTVESEELVAMQRNLAGLFQKLLSYLPQAPREMEMEVANITDPVVLTYFVASTMRLETADRQALLEERDTAKRMRKLTLLLTKELEVVELGHKIQSDIQREMEKNQREFYLRQQLRAIQEELGEVDPQQAETNELRSKIDAAAMPEEVKKAADRELDRLSKVPQASPEYSVIRTYLDWLVTLPWNVETADHIDIKAARVTLDEDHYDLDKIKDRIIEYLAVGKLKKKLTGPILCFVGPPGVGKTSLGQSIARAMGRKFVRLSVGGVHDEAEIRGHRRTYIGAMPGTIVRAVRDAGTRNPVMMIDEIDKVGADFRGDPQSALLEVLDPEQNVHFRDHYLDLPFDLSQVLFICTANSLDTISPPLRDRMEIIPLSGYTELEKLQIARRYLVKKQRVNNGLREMQAQIGDPAIRAIINDYTREAGVRNLEREIGTVFRKIARKIAENPRYKARVTPANLIEYLGKPRFFNEVRKRVASVGVATGMAYTPVGGDILFIETQAMPGTGKLVLTGQLGDVMKESGQAAVSFLRSRSSELGLSDDYFAKHDIHIHIPAGATPKDGPSAGIALATSIASMLTGIKVDPNLAMTGEITLTGQVLPIGGLKEKVLGAKRAGIGKILLPRRNEVDLDDVPKEVRDSMTFVAVDELSEVLHHALGKRLISPVPLGAENGKTNNVVPMRASKRRNGVVKRRAARKSPIKR
- a CDS encoding CvpA family protein, whose amino-acid sequence is MIAGVAWPDVVIVIVLGIATFKGWSRGFVQELGGAVAVTAALVTPWFYNGAADSQIQHFTGVGPGSAHVIGMFGTGLLTYVVLLLAARAFDRVARLPLLGLGNSLGGAFIGFAKGAILLWLVLFISLFFPLSRDIRESLHQAYLPQYLVAYDAPLDAALLSTVPWYARPFVMPYFKRHHL
- a CDS encoding amino acid permease, whose product is MLRRLGARDAALIVMGGIIGSGIFMNPSVVARHVGNGLLAMLAWSAGGAIALLGAGIFAELADRRPHDGGLYAYLRDAFHPSLAFVFGWTLLLVSQSGGMAAAAVTFAAYFMPLTGWAASTAAVAAIAIALFTAINALGVRTGTTAQNLFMVIKIVAIAGFALVGLIAVRSPHAAVAAPLAGSAVTAVGLAMVPVLFAYSGWQTSSFMTAELKQPERTLPIGLIVGVVTVVVLYLAVNLACLRALGIEGLAATKTPASDIAQLAFGPMGLRVMALVISISTLGFLSNQILTSPRVYFQMAADGTFFKQLAAINQQTRVPVLAIVVQGIVAIVIALSGRYDQILNYVTCNDYIFFGLAAIALIVFRNRDARDPNAPKPVFRMPGHPVTTLIFLAAAWYIVGDTILNSPYDTLIGVGILLSGLPVYALFARKRRTASAAAR
- the pheS gene encoding phenylalanine--tRNA ligase subunit alpha, yielding MTELAETLRKLQSDFAAEAERATGEQALESVRIAYLGRNGHVTRIRRGIGALPAGERPGAGKEINDAVAAMEALLNGLHERIEARADEADLAVSIDVTFPSIPAQTGSIHPVRRIIADACAYFVRHGFAVVIGPEAEPDYYNFDALNIPSDHPARENFDSFWLTNSLLLRPHTSPMQIRTMQEHKPPIAVIAPGKCFRRDAVDARHLFQFHQIEGLLVAEGIHFGHLKGMLTGLCRELFGPQQNVRFRPSYFPFTEPSAEVDTTCPKCRGAGRVGEVQCNMCGGSSWIELGGAGMVHPNVLREAGHDPERYSGWAFGFGAERIGLARYEVDDIRRFVDSDPDFLAQLS
- the pheT gene encoding phenylalanine--tRNA ligase subunit beta, yielding MRVPLGWLREFVALPGDAEAVAERLAMLGFPVEAIEKRPAIAGVVTGRLVAVEKHPNADRLLVGRVDVGRAEPLTIATAATNVAAGQTIAVATIGARLPALTIEARTMRGVASQGMMISAEELALPGEWFEDGIMQLEADVPIGANAVELFGLDADVLEVEITANRPDSMSIVGLARELAASYGVPLRLPSARNPGGASESAGAAPRVTIDSPDCRRFVAQRFENVVVAPGPAWMRIRLALAGQRPINNLVDVSNYVMLETGQPLHFYDAAKIAGALTVRGARDGERIVTLDGVARTLSQQALVIADDERALGLAGLMGGASSEVTDATTAIVLEAANFNGARVRRMSAALGLRSEASSRHEKSLAPALTDLGAARAAQILSDLGAKAFRPHAFGAEIAPAAPISLEMREVERLLGMTIAQERVASHLAALGCEVTSSTAGLLSVTPPPWRRDLSIAADLVEEIARIEGYEKIPSEVPAVPAHAIASAAFDLENAIASRLAGLGYRETITHSLRGSGGASSVEVRNPLSEEQRFLRETLADGFVEYLASVDAPVRIFEIGEIFARDGDRVAESSSVAFGFSADRGDEPAWRDSSFLRLKGDCEALLRDVTGRPCETPAAAHPGFHPGKSATVTIDGRPAGAIGCVDPRVARSRGLKRNAYLCLLDVAALPERATPRYRPPSKFPSTYRDLALVVDAALGARELERAIAQTLGSLCSEVRVFDEYRGPQFGDGRKSLAVRVTLQRFDATLTDEEADDAVALVLDALRERFGATIRA
- a CDS encoding alanine--glyoxylate aminotransferase family protein; this translates as MNRQLLFLPGPVTVAQPVLDAAARPMMNHRSEAFAQILARIGEGLPPVFGTHGEVVLLGSSGTGALEAAVANLFSPGEQVLSCAVGAFGKRLAAIAQRYGCVVEPLETPLGEALDPDALAARLEADTKRRIAGVLLTHNETSTGVACDMAALAPVLRRHGAISIVDSVSGIAASEFRMDEWGYDAVATASQKGFAAPPGVAMAALSDRAWERCARATSPRFYFDFSKARDSSHLGEMPWTPPISIVYALDVALARYHAEGMENAFRRHAAFAGIVRDELTRLGFTLVSREGAHSPTVVAAYPPPGVEPKGLLKGLRENHGVVLAGGQGELAGKIVRFGTMGELGEDDIRGAIEAIALELRVISGVA
- a CDS encoding Hsp20 family protein produces the protein MEFVVRARLGSFQPNADVFVDEEGRRVVAVVEVAGADPESLRIALDERSLVVAGRRRETARLRRGSFVQKEIAHGEFVKRIALPVAVEYEGVAASYDDGLLVVVAPIATTAYLPTARTELHVMVKRTHS
- the selD gene encoding selenide, water dikinase SelD, encoding MDVASIRLTELSSCAGCAAKLGEAELRSVMERVTPATDDRVLVGYGSGDDAGVYLVRDDLAIVSTVDFFTPIVDDPFDFGRIAATNALSDVYAMGGRPISALNIVAFPEDLDLDVLARILEGGSQVARAAGVSILGGHTIKDAEPKYGMAVTGVVDPRRIVTNAAARPGDALVLTKPLGTGVLTTALKRGAIGAADLAEAVGAMTTLNDAASQAMLAAGARAATDITGFGLLGHAGAMARASNVRLTIDARAVPFMDRVLELIAAGVVPGGTRHNAETHAVFTEFDAAVPDAVRVGLSDAQTSGGLLIAIPPDRLDPLLRELRAGHVLAAVVGEAGEGRGIFVR